The following are encoded together in the Lathyrus oleraceus cultivar Zhongwan6 chromosome 3, CAAS_Psat_ZW6_1.0, whole genome shotgun sequence genome:
- the LOC127129967 gene encoding uncharacterized protein LOC127129967 produces the protein MGDKQITRFSELVTKSGSIMRIAVRVCGLNLTCINYGEEGHISTKCNKPKKEQANGKVFALCGVDTSIEERLIRGAPHSFISLDFAKRLNLELYVMCGRMVIDTPTMGSVTTSSVCLKCPLNICDKDFKVDLVCLPLSQLDVILGMDWLRANHVYINCFAKAVFFLETEKEGDLFLSTQQVN, from the exons ATGGGTGACAAACAGATTACGAGATTTTCTGAGTTGGTTACCAAGAGTGGATCTATCATGAGGATAGCCGTTAGAGT ATGTGGTTTGAATCTAACTTGCATCAACTATGGTGAGGAAGGGCATATTAGTACCAAGTGCAACAAGCCGAAGAAAGAGCAAGCCAATGGGAAAGTGTTTGCATTGTGTGGTGTTGATACTTCTATTGAGGAGAGATTGATTCgag GTGCGCCGCATTCTTTTATTTCTTTGGATTTTGCTAAGAGATTGAATCTTGAATTATATGTTATGTGTGGAAGGATGGTTATTGATACTCCGACTATGGGCTCAGTGACTACTTCATCTGTTTGTTTGAAATGTCCGTTAAATATTTGTGATAAAGATTTTAAAGTTGATTTAGTGTGTCTTCCATTAAGTCAACTTGATGTTATTTTGGGAATGGACTGGTTGAGGGCCAACCAtgtctatatcaattgttttgcGAAAGCAGTTTTTTTTCTTGAGACGGAGAAGGAAGGTGATTTATTCTTGTCTACTCAACAAGTGAATTAa